The region AGTGGAAAGCAGCCATCGAATCTCCTTCCCCCAATTTCGTAGACGGCTGGAAAGAAAATTAGATGATCCAGAGACCTTTCGAAATTTGTTGGGACTCTCAGAACTCTGAAAACCAATGGACTTTGTCCACTAAAAACTTCGACGGAGAACATCACCTATTCCCGTCATTTCCCTTGACAACCATCCATTCGAATGTTAACTATTAGCACTATCAGCTGATGAGTGCTAATAAGCTACTTGAGGGAGCTTTATGTCGAAAACGGTTCAACGGTTGGAGACCAAGGAGTCGATTGACGAACGTACCCAACGAGTCTTGCGCGGGATCATTGAAGGTTACATAACTAGTAACGAACCAGTCGGGTCACGCTCCCTATCAAAGACGCTGGAGATGGGGCTATCCCCTGCGACGATTCGGAACATCATGTCTGATCTCTCAGACATGGGCTTCTTGATGCAGTTGCATACTTCCGCGGGCCGGATCCCCACTGACAAAGCTTATAGGTTTTATGTTGACCAAGTAGTTGTAGCCAACCAACTGACTCGCAAACTCCAGAAAAGGATTCAGGAGGCAACTCAGGAAGGCGGGATGAATCAGGTCGAGGATCTTCTGATCAGTACGACCCGTCTGCTTGCAGGATTAACTCAATTTGTCTGCTTAACCAGTTCTCCAAGAGTTGAGACGAGCATTCTAAGGAGAATAGAGTTTATTCGCCTGAGTTCGCAACAGATTTTGGTTGTTCTGGTAACTCGTAACGGCCAAGTACGGAATAAAATCATTGCAACCACAGAGGATCTGTCGCAGGACTTTCTCAACACAGTCTCAAGTTTCTTGAACGAACAGTTTCACAATCGAAGTCTTCACAAGATTAGACAGCAGATCCTCGAAAGCATGGTAGAAGATAAGGAACGCTACGACCGCTTGTTAGCCCAAGCCGTTCGATTGGGGAAAAAGGCTTTCGAATTAGAGGTTGCTCCGGAGGTTTATATTGAAGGCCAGCACAACCTGATTTTTAGTGAGCGCTTCAAAAATCTGAACAGTGCCCGTGGATTGATGGACGCCTTCGAGCACAAGTCGATGATCATGAATTTGCTCGATTCCACTGTGGAAGCCG is a window of SAR324 cluster bacterium DNA encoding:
- the hrcA gene encoding heat-inducible transcriptional repressor HrcA, which produces MSKTVQRLETKESIDERTQRVLRGIIEGYITSNEPVGSRSLSKTLEMGLSPATIRNIMSDLSDMGFLMQLHTSAGRIPTDKAYRFYVDQVVVANQLTRKLQKRIQEATQEGGMNQVEDLLISTTRLLAGLTQFVCLTSSPRVETSILRRIEFIRLSSQQILVVLVTRNGQVRNKIIATTEDLSQDFLNTVSSFLNEQFHNRSLHKIRQQILESMVEDKERYDRLLAQAVRLGKKAFELEVAPEVYIEGQHNLIFSERFKNLNSARGLMDAFEHKSMIMNLLDSTVEADGIQIYIGIENELESFQDCTMVKAQYSDQNNVLGTIGVIGPTNMDYQIVIPVVDFTARILSQTITQQSSFCD